Below is a genomic region from Deltaproteobacteria bacterium.
CGCCAGCCCGTCGTGGACCGTCGGCGCCTTGGAGGTCACCAGGATGTCGAGGAGGGGGTCGCGCTGCTTGAACTCGCGGATGAGCTCCACCGAGCGCTCGGACTCCAGGCTGACGATCGCGGTGAGGGCGCCGAGGGCGCCGACCAGGGAGAGGGCGCCCTCCTCGTCCTGCCGCTCCTCCACCGAGATCCCCTCGAGCACCAGGGCGCCGCAGAGCACGTCGGAGATGACCTCGGACTGCTGGAAGAGCAGCACGTCGGTCTTCAGGCGCATGTCCTGCTTGTGCTCGAAGAGATCGCGCCCGATCTTCTTGACCACCGAGGCCTCACCCCGGGTCTCGACCAGCGCCGCCTTCAGCTCCTTGATGATGCGGCGGTAGACCTTGGCCTGGATGCCCGCGGCGCAGACCGAGTCGAAGCGGTTGAGCACCTGGGTGATGTCGTCGAAGGGCTTGGCGATGTAGTCGCGGGCGCCGGCCCGCAGGGCGGCGGAGATCGACGGCGCCGAGGGGTAGGCGGTGATCATCACCGAGGGGACGTCGAGGCCCTGCTGCTGCACCTCGGTGAGCAGATCGACGCCGCTGCCGCCGGGCAGGTTCTTGTCCACCAGCAGCAGATCGAAGGGCTCGGCCGAGATCGCCTCCCGGGCCTCCTCGAGGCCCTCGGCCTCGGCCACCTCGTAGCCACCGGACTCCAGGACCGCCCGGAGCAGCTCGCGGATCACCTGCTCGTCGTCGATGATCAGCGCCCGGACGTTGCGGCCCAGCGCGCGTGCGTAGGGAGCCCACCCTCC
It encodes:
- a CDS encoding response regulator, with translation MVPNQSAGGWAPYARALGRNVRALIIDDEQVIRELLRAVLESGGYEVAEAEGLEEAREAISAEPFDLLLVDKNLPGGSGVDLLTEVQQQGLDVPSVMITAYPSAPSISAALRAGARDYIAKPFDDITQVLNRFDSVCAAGIQAKVYRRIIKELKAALVETRGEASVVKKIGRDLFEHKQDMRLKTDVLLFQQSEVISDVLCGALVLEGISVEERQDEEGALSLVGALGALTAIVSLESERSVELIREFKQRDPLLDILVTSKAPTVHDGLAALSHGISDLVLRSEGTEILQVRARRLVHGARQRQMNLFLISTLVRYARDEGFRGADEFLKLLPPVELDIIEGLVAPAPDPGEMIQPGYGELASLVDEAESFTPLFGPGSEPDLFQPLPPPLPPVITAPPPPAGFDPGAGLASPEPEPEPAGQDRRQHPRHEASLPVKLIRLPDRNQTLHTFTRDISARGLFVIDATPPPPGSEYEIEIRLKPGDPPVRAHGRVVRVDLGRRGGMGLYVEAREGFSLQALIDRLLG